The genomic interval GTGCGAGCCAGCCCCAGGCGGGTAGGAGACAGGAGGCGGCCGACCAGTCCAGCGGTACGGGCGGGGGCGGTCAGCAGCACGGGGGCTCCAGGTGTCAGCGGGGAACGACGGTTGAGGGGTGTGCAGAAGTTGTGAAGGTCGTCTCCACAGCCTCTGCACGGGCAACCCGGGAATCCTCGCAGGCGTCTGGTCGTTGGAACACTCGAACCCACTGCTGGGAGGCACCCGATGAGTGACCGCGTCCTGCGAGGCAGCCGCCTCGGAGCGGTGAGCTACGAGAGCGACCGGCACACCGAGCTCGCTCCGCGGCTGCAGACCGTCTACGACTGCCCCGACGGCCACGCGACCACCGTGCCGTTCGCCGCCGAGGCAGACATCCCCTTCACGTGGGAGTGCCGCACCTGCGGCGCGACCGGGCTGCTGCGCGACGGTGTGCAGCCCGAGCCCAAGAAGGGCAAGCCGGCCCGCACCCACTGGGACATGCTGCTGGAGCGCCGTTCCCCCGCCGAGCTCGAAGAGGTCCTGGCCGAGCGGCTCGCCGTGCTGCACGAGCAGCAGGGCGCCGTCAAGGCCGCCGCGAAGGCGTCCAAGAAGAGCGCCTGACGCACCTGAACCCCCTCATCGGGCCGCCCTCCTGACCCCGGGGGGCGGCCCGGCTACGTTCCCGGGCGGTCGGGCCGCTCGACGACCTCTCCCTCGACGAGGCCGTCCACCACGGAGCCGTCCACCACGGGCCCACTGCCCGGCCGGCGCGTCCCGCGGGTCGCCCGGCTGCCGACTGCGCCGCCCACCAGGCCCACGACCCCGAGCCTGCTGGTGAAGAACCCCAGCAGCAGCCGGCGCAGCACCGCCCGCGACGGTGGCGCGACGCACAGCAGCCCGAGCACGTCAGTGGTGAAACCGGGTGTCAGCAGCAGCGCGCCGCCGAAGATGACGAGCGCCCCGTCGGCGACCTCACGGGCGGGGACCTTGGACGACGCCAGCGCCGCGCGGAAGGCCGCCCACGTCTTGCGCCCCTCGCGCCGCACCAGCCAGGCCCCGAGCACCGAGTCGAGGACCAGCAGGGCGATGGTGGGCAGTACGCCGATCTGCTGGCCGACCTGCACGATCACGTAGAGCTCGACGATCGGCACCACGACGAACGCGACGGCGAGCAGGAGTGGCACGGCTCAGCCTCCGACGCGGGTCGGTCGACGGTCGCGGGAGCGGCGGCTCGTCAGGCCCCACCAGCTCACCCGCCACAGCGCCTCGAGCACGATCGCGCGGCTCATCTTCGACTCGCCTCGCTCGCGCTCGACGAAGGTGATCGGCACCTCGACGACGCGGTAGCCGGCCTTCCAGGTCTGCCACGCGAGGTCGACCTGGAAGCAGTAGCCCTGCGAGGAGATCGCGTCGAGCGCGAGCGCGTCGAGGACCTCACGGCGATACGCGCGATAGCC from Mycobacteriales bacterium carries:
- a CDS encoding RNA polymerase-binding protein RbpA; the encoded protein is MSDRVLRGSRLGAVSYESDRHTELAPRLQTVYDCPDGHATTVPFAAEADIPFTWECRTCGATGLLRDGVQPEPKKGKPARTHWDMLLERRSPAELEEVLAERLAVLHEQQGAVKAAAKASKKSA
- a CDS encoding FxsA family protein, coding for MPLLLAVAFVVVPIVELYVIVQVGQQIGVLPTIALLVLDSVLGAWLVRREGRKTWAAFRAALASSKVPAREVADGALVIFGGALLLTPGFTTDVLGLLCVAPPSRAVLRRLLLGFFTSRLGVVGLVGGAVGSRATRGTRRPGSGPVVDGSVVDGLVEGEVVERPDRPGT